From a single Aquarana catesbeiana isolate 2022-GZ linkage group LG09, ASM4218655v1, whole genome shotgun sequence genomic region:
- the LOC141108924 gene encoding olfactory receptor 8G17-like encodes MQQTNETELTYFVIKGISDDPHLQLPIFILVFFIYVVTLGGNLTILLLVIIDIKLHTPMYFFLANLSIMDISSATVTQHKILAIYLTKNRTISYLDCMTRVYFYSSVTASELLMLSVMSYDRYLAICKPLHYSASASIISCVFLTFACWILGFLQVIPYIILLSNISCYRSNLINHFFCDLTSVMKLSCSNIQALEILILTEGLLMLNLTPCLLTFIPYAFIIISILKIKSISGKQKAFYTCSSHLTVVVILYFSLGCQYLKPVSKDSQMSDKLLSFLNSTVVPLLNPLIYSLRNRDVKAASVKIIKCFFRSDFSRA; translated from the coding sequence ATGCAGCAAACTAATGAGACTGAGCTGACATATTTTGTTATTAAAGGAATTTCAGATGATCCACATCTTCAGCTTCCAATTTTCATTCTAGTTTTCTTCATTTATGTTGTCACCCTTGGTGGGAATTTGACCATTCTGCTTCTTGTTATCATAGATATAAAACTGCACACTCCCATGTATTTTTTCTTGGCCAACTTATCCATTATGGACATATCTTCAGCTACAGTAACTCAGCATAAGATTCTTGCTATATATTTAACAAAAAACAGGACCATTTCATACCTAGACTGTATGACACGGGTGTATTTCTACTCTAGTGTAACAGCCAGTGAATTGTTGATGCTATCAGTTATGAGTTATGACCGCTACCTAGCTATCTGTAAGCCTTTGCATTATTCAGCGTCAGCAAGCATAATATCTTGTGTTTTTCTGACCTTTGCTTGTTGGATCCTGGGATTCTTACAAGTCATACCTTATATTATTTTATTGTCCAATATATCATGTTACAGATCTAACCTAATAAACCATTTCTTCTGTGATCTTACATCAGTTATGAAACTTTCTTGTAGCAATATACAGGCATTAGAAATCCTTATTCTTACTGAGGGACTTTTGATGTTGAATCTCACTCCTTGTTTACTTACATTCATCCCttatgcatttattattatatCTATACTGAAGATCAAGTCCATCTCTGGAAAACAGAAAGCCTTCTACACCTGCTCTTCCCACCTTACTGTGGTGGTCATCCTCTACTTTTCTCTTGGTTGCCAATATTTAAAACCAGTATCAAAAGATAGTCAAATGTCTGATAAATTGCTTTCCTTTCTTAACAGTACAGTTGTACCTCTTTTGAACCCACTTATTTATAGTTTAAGAAACAGAGATGTGAAGGCAGCTTCAGTAAAAATAATTAAGTGCTTTTTTAGATCAGATTTTAGCCGGGCTTAA